One Pseudomonas fluorescens genomic region harbors:
- the lysM gene encoding peptidoglycan-binding protein LysM: MSLLSFVKEAGEKLLDLLTPGNANASEQLKEHISKVGLGNPNVQATVDGDKVTVTGEVASQEEKEKILLAVGNIAGVGSVDDQITVTGPVVTAAQFVVVKSGDTLSAISLRVYGDANKYQKIFDANKPMLKDVNKIYPGQTLRIPE, from the coding sequence ATGAGCCTTTTGAGTTTTGTCAAAGAAGCCGGTGAGAAACTGCTTGATCTGCTGACCCCGGGCAACGCCAATGCCAGCGAGCAGCTGAAGGAACACATCAGCAAAGTCGGGCTCGGCAATCCCAACGTGCAGGCGACAGTGGATGGCGACAAGGTGACGGTCACGGGCGAGGTGGCGAGCCAGGAAGAGAAGGAAAAGATTCTGCTCGCGGTCGGCAATATTGCTGGCGTGGGCAGTGTTGACGATCAGATCACCGTGACCGGACCAGTTGTCACTGCCGCGCAATTTGTTGTGGTCAAGTCGGGTGATACCCTCAGCGCGATTTCTCTGCGTGTGTACGGGGATGCCAACAAGTACCAGAAAATTTTCGATGCCAACAAACCGATGCTCAAGGATGTGAACAAAATCTATCCGGGGCAGACTCTGCGTATTCCTGAGTAA
- the yrfG gene encoding GMP/IMP nucleotidase encodes MPSLPWSDIDTVLLDMDGTLLDLHFDNHFWLEHLPQRYAELHGVSRAMAEMELQPLFERHAGQLQWYCLDFWSAELKLSVRELKQETAHLIALRPDADTFLEAIKRAGKRVIMITNAHRDSLSLKLERIELAPYFERLISSHDYGFPKENPQFWDALQADIGFDPARSLFIDDTLPILRSARDFGVAHLLAVKQPDSRKGPKDTAEFAAVEDYRNLIAGL; translated from the coding sequence ATGCCTTCATTACCATGGTCCGACATCGATACCGTCCTGCTCGACATGGACGGCACGCTGCTGGACCTACACTTCGACAATCACTTCTGGCTGGAACACTTGCCGCAGCGTTACGCCGAGCTGCACGGGGTGAGCCGGGCAATGGCCGAGATGGAATTGCAGCCGCTGTTCGAACGCCACGCCGGCCAGTTGCAATGGTATTGCCTGGATTTCTGGAGTGCAGAGTTGAAGCTGTCGGTGCGCGAGCTGAAACAGGAAACCGCGCACTTGATCGCCCTGCGCCCGGACGCCGATACGTTTCTCGAGGCGATTAAACGCGCGGGCAAACGGGTGATCATGATCACCAATGCCCATCGTGATTCGCTGTCATTGAAGCTGGAACGGATCGAACTGGCGCCGTATTTCGAGCGCTTGATCAGCTCGCACGATTACGGTTTTCCCAAGGAAAACCCGCAGTTCTGGGATGCCTTGCAGGCGGATATCGGTTTTGATCCGGCGCGCAGTCTGTTTATCGACGACACCTTGCCGATCCTGCGCAGTGCAAGGGATTTTGGCGTGGCGCATTTGCTCGCAGTGAAACAACCGGACAGCCGCAAAGGGCCCAAGGACACAGCCGAATTTGCAGCAGTCGAGGACTACCGCAACCTGATCGCCGGACTGTGA